The genomic interval ACAAGGTATGCAGCGGCTGCTCCCAGGAATAATTGgaggaaaaatagaagaaaattgatAACGGCGATCGATAACTGTCTCAGAAAATTTTCTCCGTTTCTGTCgaaatttcagtatgttattttatacatttagttagtcaattaaacacattttcccagatttttaaccataccaatttctctctaaaatacccgacttctccgtttgtagaattcgttattttgcaccgttatccttcaccgtaagtccgatttgagtgaaaccaacgccaaaacgaccgtgtgaaaagtggctatattatcaaCTGAGTGGTTTtctaatttatggtaattttccttgaccgaatttcgaatttagttttttagagtatcttctcataatttatttttaacgtttacccataaactgtcgagttaaatcgattgaaggacaaagagtcaataaACAAAAGTTGTTtactcgtggaatcgtattcgtgtgtgaaagcgtcgaaacaaggtaaggggtgaaagagcgtttgaattcatgagtataatatattgtgagatgaacgggaaaaccgtatttctcaatgattcatctggggctcgctacgtacggcagtagccctttgagcaaaagtcaaataacatcacatggattccaataaaggtttgaaatatatgcctttaaaatttcatttacatatttgattccaataaaggtttgaaatatattccaataaaggtttgatttcaaatacggtattttcattatttgattttcatatataaactatgtatatatttgattctaacatatttatgttcaatttttatatcccacagtactttgacaatttcagtccaacatactctgaaagagatctaattgaaataaaggaagattggtgtcagtatgtgattgaaatgaaaattatttgatttgttgggaagtggcatgctgcaagggatatttatatgaatatatggtagttatGTTCTATCTAGTtttgatagttatatgtatatgaataggacACATTTGTAAAGTTGTgcatatgtagttatatgaatatgtatatagttctgtgttgttgtcaatatgtgaatatgtatatgaatatgttgttaactgattgtgtaaatatgtaaagttataaagttaaattataaagttatatagttctgttttgttgtgtactgattgtgaaatgattgtgtgaactgattgtaaactgattctggatgaaaatggttttggaaaaaaaattaaaagacaacgctttctaaaaaaatgtcataaaaaaccaaaaagcgctttttaaaaatttcatttacagcgttttttaataaagctaaaataagaatgcaccttttacagtcttttttcaaaaaagtgttgtaatatatgcataataatgctatattgaatgcaccttttacagcgttttctCAAAAAAGTGATGTAATAGTTACATAATAATgctatattgaatgcaccttttacagcgctttttcaaaaaagcgttgtaataggcgcATAATAATACATCTATTGTTTGcaccttttagagcgctttctcaaaaaagcgttgtaataggtgcataataatgctatattgaatgcactatttacagcgctttttttaaaaagcgttgtaataggtgcataataatgcatctattgtttgCACCATTTACAGCGCGTTCTCAAAAAAACGCTTtcataggtgcataataatgttatattgaatgcaccatttacaacgctttttctaaaaagcactgtaaaacgagtataacaagcgcgcaatatatcaacatattttataacgttttttttattttaaaaagcgttgttgtatctttttatagTGCTAGAtactacagcgcttatttttttgaaaaagcgctgtaaatggcttaaaaaagcgctgtaaaatgtattttttagcGTAGTGAGTACAAAGAAATGCAAAACAAGACAGTAGGTAAACGTGAATAATATTATGCCACACTTTCGTATCTGGATTCGTGACTAATACGTATAGCAATTTTTGTAACTTTAGGCGTAAGTCGTAATGATTTTAGTcctataattattataactcCAGTATTGAGACTGAATCCAACATGTTAAAAGGACAAAACGCAACATTCAAAACTTCAAATTTACTTTATTTCTCTCCTTTCAcactttttctctcttctcactTTCTCCTCACAACCACGCCCTAAGTGTAACTTTTATGTCTTCTCAGCTTCTCCTCACAACCACACCCTCACTGTCACCTCTATGTCGAGGTTTGTGAtgaaataaattacaataaattcctattgaaatataaaataacacgACCCAAGGATTTGAAGTGAAGATTGATTTAACAAAGGTTTTGTTAACAATGCGCCATTTTGCAGCAtatgttataaatattatattatatactatataaatattaaaaaaaattatatctatctattaaatacaaaaaaaaatggggTTAGCCATGTCCTCATAAAGATCTACCACTAATAGGTAGGtgtcaaatttttaaaagaatgaCAACATAATCCTTCCACTTTTGACGGAAAACATGGGAGGAGTGGGTGGAAATATGGAGGAGAGGATGGAGTTGACTGTGAACATTGCAGATTGGACACTATATGCAGAGGTTCAATGTTTTCAGTTGCAGGTGTGGTTATCTAGAGACAAAGATGCTCATATGGCTCTCACTTGAACAAGCCAAGCATCTCATCAAAACATAAATCATGGGTCTTGGCATTAAAAGAAGTTGTATTATAGAAGGGGAAAGGAAGTGAGACTGAAGTCAGAGGATAGTATTtagtaattatattttgttcaaatattAACATGTTATGTAATTTGGTACTTCAAATGATGATTGTACTCTATAAATTTGtagtttcaatttattttgttgattgTACCTTGTATGATTACAACATGACTTATTATGTTTTGTTAAAATGTCtgaattaaaaatcatattctAGATAATTCGTTTTGGTTCTAACATGAATAGAGGGTTGAACTTTACGAATGAATGCTAAATATAATGAATGAATGTTAAAATCTCTAttcttattgatttttattgtttGGTCAACTTTAAACTGTTttgtgatttatatttttaaatggaagtggactttaaaaatgcttgagatgagaaattcatgatattgtagtctagggatagatgcaggtcatgaaacgaTTTGAATTAATTGCAGAAGcaatagtttaataagagaTTTCTTGTATTGTAAagcttaattataatcttaaattcaCTAAGGAATTTgtggttactttggaattaattGTTCAATCACTAAGGAATTATGGTAagaataacaaagataattcggtaatagttcaataaatgaatttagtaattaggatcaaattttaaatcaatgtTGGATTCGAGGTAAAGCTCATTCTTGACATTTTTCGTATTATGAAAGCTCAATACTATTACTCTtgctattttcaaaattatttattcaattgagaaatattttgttcaattttaataattaattttaattccaTAGTATCTTGAGTTCAACACTTGGTTGTACCGTTTagttattacttgcaacgattgagtacacttgctgaaacgctatcagcgAATGTGTCAAAATTCTAGATTAGGACTTTAGCCCAAAAACTATTGAATTAGAATACTTCTtgtatcattatttttttataaaaggaagATAATGATGTTGATGTACAAGTGTTTGTTGGTTTGGTTGagttaaaaatttcattattttagagattaaaattatattttacgcagcaatttctttaaataaaatatcaaaaaaatcatattagaattcaaaaatttagaaacaaaaaatGGATAACAAATAATAcgattcaaattttcaaattttcataaatGCACTGCTTTCCAGAAAGCTTCAAAAGTttagatgaatttgaaacttccgaagcATATATACatcgaaaatttcaaaccttCGAAGAATTCCCGTTCGAAAATTTcagaagtttcgaaactttcgaaacttttaattttttttaaaaattacttaaacttccaaaattagatatcaaatttattaccattaatttattactataaatgtattactataaatgaattattatttattactattaatttattactataaatttattattataaatttattattatttattactatttattactaataaaaaatttacatttcgaACCTTTCCCATcaatcaaaactttcgaaactgacTTGTTTCGAAAacatgaaacttttgaaattgttGCATTTCGAATATTTGCAGATGTTCGAATATTGTGTTTCGaatatttcaaattcaacaaaagtttcgaaggttttTATAAATTctggaaaaaaaatttgtttcgaAGATTTAGAATTCATCCAAACTCTCGAAAATTGTGTttcgaatatttcaaatttatccaaattttcgaaatcctctgaaaattaaagttttgaaacTTTAATGTTTAAccaaagtttcaaaaatatcaataaatcttactttttaatttttcgaATGTTTAAAATTGTCGATTTATATGGTATACTTCGTAACTTTTGAGGGGGTGTGTGTGGAATGGAGTGGTAAATGGAGGAATGGAGTGGTAAATTGAGGAATGTATCGTGCACCCCCCTGTTTTACGTCCCACCTCCCCAATAATAAGGAAAAGACCATATTGTCCCTAGTTTCATCCATAAAAATCTCACAAAAAAttcacttttcttttttcacccATTACTTCGAAACTCTGAAATATTCGAACCTCTCACCTTACCAAAATTTCGAATCTTTAAAACCTCCGAAACCAAAAAGTAAGACAGTTTTCGAAAGTCTTCTTGGGGTTGAAAGTTTCGAAGCACATTTTGtccaaaaaatatcaaactttcgTTAAACATGAAAGTTTCAAAACACAGcttttcgaaagtttccttgAGGTTGAAAGTTTTGAAGGACATTTTTTCCAAGAAATATCAAACTTTCGGAACTTTTGTTCaacatgaaagtttcgaaacatgaaactttcgaaagtttcgagcaatgcgaaagtttcgaaatgaaaCTTATTCgaacattttgaaaatttcgaaaCATAAGGTTTCGAATGTTTGGTATATATGGAAACATCAAGTTTCAGAAGTTTGAGAAACGAAAGTTccgaaatgcatttttttaataataaataataataaatttagtaataaatcaatactaataaatagtaataaattaatactaataaatagcAATAAATTTCAtacttaatttcaaaaatagtaataaatttaattaataataatattataaatttatttttttaaataaaattttaattataaattaaaactttcgtaaatttcaaatattttgaaattttcgaaattaaattattttgaaaatttgaaagtttcgaaatgtgtttcgaaaatttaaaagtttcgtGCATTacgtttcggaagtttcaaattcatcaaaactttcaaaaattttgatgttttctggaaaatttcaaatttaacaaaactttcaaaaatattaaaaaaaattattattttgaaagtttgtAATTTTCGAAAGTAGGAATGAAAAATAGAGtggcaattttttttatgattttatacaaaagaaaaaaggacAAAATGGTCTTTATGAAAAAATGGCGGATGGGAGGAAAAAGTAGGAGGTGCACGGTACAATTCCCATCTTTTTGACAGTTCACCTCCTTGTATACTGACATTATTCTGTTGAAATGATATGAACTATTTTCAGATATTCTTATACACCAAAGTTTGACTATAAAAATTCCTTGCATGgttgaatttcaaaatttatcaacttttTTTGTCGCAGGTGTTTTGCAATATTTATCTATACTAAAATGCAGAAATGCAAAATAACACAATAGGTAAACGTGAATAATGCTATGTCATATTTTCGTATCTATTTCCTATAGCAATTTTCGTAACTTTAGGCGTAAGAAATCATAATGATTTTATCCctataattataataactcCTTAACCCCCAGTATTGAGACTAATTTCAACATGTCAAAAGGACTATAACACAACATTAAGAaccaaaaacaaattttctatattttgaaGATGAAAACCGACTATAAATTTCATAGAGATTAAGTATATGTTCAGTTTTGCAGTGGaatccacaaaatcacaatgacaCGTCATGATTTTGTCAGTTCAAATAGCAAACCAAACATAAAATGAAAAACATGTATATAAAACTTGCACGGCAGTATTAagatcaaaaaaaaaaaacttgctcAGCAGTCTCAACCTTATGCAATCACATTCTTTCTACCATTTTAAGACTTACATATAATCTTTAATAAGGTAGCCTCAAATCTTTACCAAGGTAGCCTCAAATGATTCAatgaaccaaaaatttcatcCAGGCAAAGGCAGTAACATGTGGTTAATTTTTGGGGACAGGGGTACAATgaactattttctaaaaaactATGCCAAAAATTGTCTATCGCTCTATTTGTTCGTCATCCAATTAGACGCCAAAATCGAATATCTGGGAGTCCACATATCAAACATTGAAGTTTTCAAGTTAGAGGTAACATAAGATTGATGATATTGCAAATGATTTCACACTTATAATATCTGAAGCTGAAAAGAATAGCATTACCAATATAACTATACCAACAGCTAGTTAGATAGTAAACACTCAACCAAGTCTCTGCACTTTATGCTATACATGATAATAGGCATTTTGTAGACATAGGTAAACGATTTTTTAATCTGTATGCAGAAACCATAAACTTCAAAAGATATAGGATGGAGGGagtatttcttttttgttgCTATTTATTACGAACAAAATCAGGCAAAAACGGTATGTGCAGTAGCAGAGATAGGCGGGATTTATTGAGAGGGCAAcaataaatgtatatatattacgCCTTTTCAATTACATGTTGCAAATTATATTAGTGTAATTGTAATTTCAACTTTTTCAGCTTGATTGGTTTAGGTGATTTTGGTGCTGAGAGAGTTAGCGACAAAAGAATTAGCAACGAGAGAATctaggtagttaatcccagATATTGATGCATCGCGGCCAACCCCAAAATAGGTAAAGCAAGATAGAGCATTTCGGGATAGGCGGGATAACTGCTATTTTTTGGATAAATTACATGAATAATACTATATTAACCTATACTTAatgcaaaattaacaaatgactcaaactctgaaacattcataattagtaataaaaatcTACATGTAAGTAGAATAAGCTCTTAGTCAAAACATGCATTGAAATACCAACAAAAGTcaagtaaataaaaatgatgCATATTGAAGTCTTTTAACAcagtaataaaataacaatattaaaactCAAATGCATGTTCTAGCATAGTAATCAAAGATAAGCATCATCTTCATTAACATAttattcttcctcttcttcctaGGTGAAAGTAGAAACAACAAAACagataagaaataaataataacaggATCTCATTGGGATTAACTACGTCGGGACAATGGGATCTTGCCCGAATCTTGTTTCATATTGTCGCAGACCATGCCGTCGCAATCAGGCACTACACCGCACCGGGACAGCAGGATTTTGCTGTGAAACGATGGGATTAACTGCCTCCTATCTTTCTCTTATATCAACCAACACCTCAAATTtactttatttctctcttttcaCACGCTTTCTCTCTTCTCACTTTCTCCTCACAACCACACCCTCACTGTAACCTCTATGTTGGGGTTTGTGAtgaaataaattacaataaattcctattgaaatataaaaaaacgcACCCAAGGATTTGAACCGAAGATTGATTTAACAAAGGTTCTGTTAACACCGCACCATTTTGCAGCAtatgttataaatattataatatgtatttctatctattaaatacaaaaaaaaatggggCTAGCCATGTCCTCATAAAGATCTACCACTAGGCTATGTTGTCAGTCATGAATAGCGGCACGGAGCGTCCAACCCCGAAAATGGGATAGTGGAATCGCGGATAGCGGGATGATCGCTATGTGCAACTAAAAAACAGTATATAAACTAAACATTAAATACAAACAGTAGACAAAAGTACtaaaaaatagcaaaaataaaatacacaaataaagGGGTAATCATAGTACTTCATATTTCATAACCAAAATGtaacatcaaaatcaataaCTAATAGTCAGAAAAACAGAATAAGAGCTgaagaagaacaagaacaagaaacGAGAAGAacaaaaacagaggaagaataacaagaagaagaaaggtCACAGCAGTTAACTAGAGGAGCAAAAGAAGAAAGAtcaagaaataataaaataatagggGTTTGGGTGCGAAAAGACTCAAATACccttaatgaaattaaaaaaattcaacaaaacctATAAAAACATAGTCGCAAGTCATGGATTAGGGTCGGGGCGCAACGCATGAGAGCGTTGGGGGCGCTATTCGCGGACGCGTTCGCCACAATCGATGATGACGGTTTCATGGCCAAGCGCACAGCGGGGACGACGTCTAGCGCACCACGTTTCTACTATTGTGTGCTATAGCGCCGCAATTGACAACAGAGCCACTAGGTACGtgtcaaatttttaaaagaatgaCAACATAATCCTTCCACTTTTGACGGAAAACATGGGAGGAGTGGGTGGAAATAAATGGACAAAAATGTTTGTATGTTTTCGTTACTCGTTATCTATTAAGCATTTTCCATATTTCTTTTATGTTGGCACCATGTTCACTTGAGTCTTCCATCCTGTATCTTTCGCAAACATGGTGTCACAAAAGCAGGGATTCCTGAGAAGGGTGGTTTACAAATAAAAGTGACACCACAGAAATAATGAGTAAAAAAACCGACCAAGATTTGTTGTCTACGAGTTCGGAAGATAGGAAGCCAGAGAGGGAAAGAAGGAATTTAAGGGTTTCATGAATGTACTTGGCAAAATGGATGGTGAATTAAAAGGAGATGGGCACCTTATGGAGGAGAGGATGGAGTTGACTGAACATTGCAGATTGGAAACTCTATGCAGAGGTTCAAGGCTTTCAGTTGCAGGTGTGGTGATTTGGAGACAACGATGCTCACATGGCTCTCACTCGAACAAGTCAATCATCTCATCATAACATAAATCATGGGTCTTGGCAATAATGAAGTGGTAAACATGTCATCACTTAATATATGTTGTTTAACAGGAATGCAAGTAAGGGACATAAAACTAAATTTGATATATACTTGAAGGAACCAACACATCATCActtaagatatattttttggtCCTTACTTTCTAAAGGGACATAAAACTAAGAAAAAAGCAAAATTTGATATACTTGGAGGGACCAAAAAGATAATTAAGCTAATGGAAAATTTGTGTACCTGAGATGTAAAATCTCCATTTTATGCCGAAAAATATTTACCACACTTCTATTGCCCCACATGATAAGATACTCAGTTTTCAACAAGCCACTAGttaccaaaaatattaataacaaaaaatgcAATAAAAGATATCATATATGAATTTGCTAAGTTTCATGAGGTATTGAGCTAAATAGAACCAGCAGACAAAAGGTCAAGAAAACTGAAATGTGAAGTTAGAAGAAGATCCAACTTACAAAGGCGATATTTCTAAGGGGGGAATTGGCATGTACAGTTAGAATGCAAGGGAAAAGCAACTCTAGTTTTCCAGTTCACTCCGTATCCAATCCTGCGAACACACCAAAGCTTGGACAGTAGCTGGATTAAGTGAGCTCCAATCACGATCAAGAACTCTTCCACTGTAATTAAATGCCAACTCTGGTGCAACCTTTGACATTGGAATTCCTAAAACATTTCGGGCCATCATGGATAAGACAGGATACCTAGGAGTGTGAACTCTCCACCAATTCAATATGTTGAAATCAACGTTTCGCGGAAAAAGAGGTTCTTCTAAGTACTTTTCGAGATCTGATTTTGCACCTTCACCTTGAGAAGTTTCATGGAGGAACTTGTCAAACCCCATCAATCTGTCCCTTGAATCCTTTCCAGACCATGGCAAACAAAGTGTACCACTACCATTGCCGACTTGCCAGGCCAAACCTTGGTCATGAGAAGCTAATGGGGAGCCTATAGAATGTTCGTTGTAAAGAGCCTTTACACCCTCAAATACCTCTTCAATGCGACTTGCAGACGTGCTACCGTAGATTTGTGGATAGTAATAGTCGACCAACTTCATCTTGAATCTAGGGTCTAACATGGCAGCAACTGCCAACCCTAAGCTACATTTATCCCAATACTCGTCAAACTTGCTTCTCAACTTTAACACCAAAGAACTGATACAAGCATCTGAATTCTTGCACCATTCAATCAAATGCAACTTAACATCACAGAGCTCGGGGAAGTATATATTAGCAGTTGGATACTTGTTCcttgtgaaaatatttataacctCAACAAAAAGCTTTAAGTAGCTGGTAACTGCATTGAGTCTCTCCCACTCTACTTCAGATAAACAGATGTTATAGGCGGGATCATTTTCTTGCAAAAGAATTAAAACATCCTTGAATTCTAAAGCAGCTTCAAGCATTGCATATGTCGAATTCCATTGCAGAGGATTGTCTAGAAATAAGCACTTTTGAGTCATGATCCCAACTTCTTTAGCCATTTCATTGAACTTTGCCAGTACAGTTTGTGAACTTTTAATATATCGAGTAGTTTCACGAATCTTATATACTATTTCACTAATAGCTCCCAAAGCAAGCTGAGACATGACATTAAGAACATTGGCAACACAGCGTATATCAAATAATTGACCATTACAATAAAGAAATCTGTTTTGCATAAGTCTCTCACCAATTCTAGTAGCAATGTTATCACA from Cicer arietinum cultivar CDC Frontier isolate Library 1 chromosome 5, Cicar.CDCFrontier_v2.0, whole genome shotgun sequence carries:
- the LOC105852125 gene encoding zinc finger BED domain-containing protein RICESLEEPER 1-like — encoded protein: MDMSDAVIVKSSRLKSVVWNDFDRIKKGDTCVAVCRHCNKKLSGSSTSGTSHLRNHLIRCQRRSNHGIAQYITAREKRKEGTLAIANFSLDQDPSKDETLSLVNIKFEQTQLKDESVNTGTSIFDQRRSRFDLARMIILHGYPLAMVEHVGFRAFVKNLQPLFELVTMNRVEADCIEIYEKERKKMNEMLDKLPGKISISADVWTATGDAEYLCLTSNHIDESWQLRRRILNFIRIDPSHTEDMLSEAVMSCLMDWDIDRKLFSMILDSCSTCDNIATRIGERLMQNRFLYCNGQLFDIRCVANVLNVMSQLALGAISEIVYKIRETTRYIKSSQTVLAKFNEMAKEVGIMTQKCLFLDNPLQWNSTYAMLEAALEFKDVLILLQENDPAYNICLSEVEWERLNAVTSYLKLFVEVINIFTRNKYPTANIYFPELCDVKLHLIEWCKNSDACISSLVLKLRSKFDEYWDKCSLGLAVAAMLDPRFKMKLVDYYYPQIYGSTSASRIEEVFEGVKALYNEHSIGSPLASHDQGLAWQVGNGSGTLCLPWSGKDSRDRLMGFDKFLHETSQGEGAKSDLEKYLEEPLFPRNVDFNILNWWRVHTPRYPVLSMMARNVLGIPMSKVAPELAFNYSGRVLDRDWSSLNPATVQALVCSQDWIRSELEN